One window of Fusobacterium polymorphum genomic DNA carries:
- a CDS encoding GyrI-like domain-containing protein: MAYTLKAVTIRTNNSEEGIRKIAELWRDVLTGKLSLLADGLVPISQYSNYESDEKGDYDISIVGVEHNFFEDMEKEVEKGLYKKYEAVDENGSVELCTKKAWENVWNDSHSGVLKRAFTIDYESSVPAEFSKDGKAHCYLYIAIE, translated from the coding sequence ATGGCATACACATTAAAAGCAGTTACAATTCGTACAAACAATAGTGAAGAAGGTATTAGAAAAATAGCAGAATTATGGAGAGATGTTCTAACAGGAAAATTATCTCTTTTAGCTGATGGATTAGTACCTATTTCACAATATAGCAATTATGAAAGTGATGAAAAAGGAGATTATGATATTAGTATAGTAGGGGTAGAGCATAATTTCTTTGAAGATATGGAAAAAGAAGTTGAAAAAGGTTTATATAAAAAATATGAAGCTGTTGATGAAAATGGCAGTGTTGAACTTTGTACAAAAAAAGCTTGGGAAAATGTTTGGAATGATAGCCATTCTGGAGTATTAAAAAGAGCTTTTACAATAGATTATGAAAGTTCTGTTCCAGCTGAATTTTCAAAAGATGGAAAGGCACATTGTTATTTATATATAGCCATAGAATAA
- a CDS encoding nucleoside triphosphate pyrophosphohydrolase → MKKEIIYNKLVRDNILEIISCNNQKSSYHIATDEEYKNKLLEKLQEEISEFIIDKNEEELADIFEVIEHIITTFNFNKEKIFEIKEQKAEKNGKFRKKIILEKVFNIGNNN, encoded by the coding sequence ATGAAAAAAGAAATTATTTATAATAAATTAGTCAGAGATAATATACTTGAGATTATTTCATGTAATAATCAAAAAAGTAGCTATCATATTGCAACAGATGAAGAATATAAAAATAAGTTACTTGAGAAATTACAAGAAGAAATATCTGAATTTATAATTGACAAAAATGAAGAAGAGTTAGCAGATATTTTTGAAGTTATTGAACATATTATTACTACTTTCAATTTTAATAAAGAAAAAATTTTTGAAATAAAAGAACAAAAAGCAGAGAAGAATGGAAAATTCAGAAAAAAAATAATTCTTGAAAAAGTTTTTAATATAGGAAATAACAATTAG
- a CDS encoding DUF6683 family protein, translating into MGKTFKYLFITIIVGAGLFISQPAKAIYTFDASMGYQYSPEIMNTAGNYLLSSMVIDDIGNGKYSSNKKSTKSTPKKVTKSKITFKSNSDSRGLDYFVNRYPANQREEARVYFKKIQDSFPQVAKSVGIPTNDLSTGMAALVAGAYMAYNNVSLNDDYMKPLQKQFKEAFENIPDYNKMSDSDKKYLYDQMVILGMTLAVNQSQNQQNPNAKTTAELRKGGKEVLEGMFGIDASQIKITSSGLSI; encoded by the coding sequence ATGGGAAAAACTTTTAAATATTTATTTATTACAATAATTGTTGGAGCAGGATTGTTTATATCACAACCTGCAAAAGCAATTTATACTTTTGATGCATCAATGGGTTATCAGTATAGTCCAGAGATAATGAATACTGCAGGAAATTATTTGCTTAGTAGTATGGTAATAGATGACATTGGAAACGGAAAATACTCTTCAAATAAAAAATCTACTAAGTCTACTCCTAAAAAAGTAACAAAATCTAAAATAACTTTTAAGTCAAATAGTGATTCAAGAGGATTAGATTATTTTGTTAATAGATATCCTGCAAATCAGAGAGAAGAAGCAAGAGTTTACTTTAAAAAGATACAAGATTCTTTTCCTCAAGTAGCAAAATCTGTTGGGATACCCACAAATGATTTATCAACAGGAATGGCTGCTTTAGTTGCAGGGGCATATATGGCTTACAATAATGTTAGTCTTAATGATGACTATATGAAACCTTTACAAAAACAATTTAAAGAAGCATTTGAAAATATTCCTGATTATAATAAAATGAGTGATAGTGACAAAAAATATCTTTATGACCAAATGGTAATATTAGGAATGACTTTAGCAGTAAATCAATCTCAAAATCAACAAAATCCTAATGCTAAAACTACTGCTGAATTAAGAAAAGGTGGAAAAGAGGTTCTTGAAGGAATGTTTGGAATAGATGCAAGTCAAATAAAAATTACATCATCAGGACTTTCTATATGA
- a CDS encoding DUF6683 family protein: protein MGKTFKYLFITIIVGASLFISKPAYSFMGYWYDYNSDWIQQDIMRRTYENYNNVMGNNNSSSSSKSTKSTPKKVKKAKITFKSNGDTRGLDYYINMYPASQREQARTYFKSIQDSFPQVAKSVGIPTNDLSTGMAALVAGAYMAYNNVSLNDDYMKPLQKQFKEAFESVSDYDKMSDSDKKYLYDQMVILGMTLAVTQSQNQQNPNSKTTAELRKGGKEVLEGMFGVDASQIKITSSGLSF from the coding sequence ATGGGAAAAACTTTTAAATATTTATTTATAACAATAATTGTTGGAGCAAGTTTATTTATATCAAAACCAGCATATTCATTTATGGGGTATTGGTATGATTATAATAGTGATTGGATTCAACAAGATATTATGAGAAGAACTTATGAAAACTATAACAATGTTATGGGGAATAATAATAGTAGTTCATCATCTAAATCTACTAAGTCTACTCCTAAAAAAGTAAAAAAAGCTAAAATAACTTTTAAATCTAATGGAGATACAAGAGGATTAGATTATTATATTAATATGTATCCTGCTAGTCAAAGAGAACAAGCAAGAACTTATTTTAAAAGCATACAAGATAGTTTTCCACAAGTAGCAAAATCTGTTGGGATACCTACAAATGATTTATCAACAGGAATGGCTGCCTTAGTTGCAGGAGCATATATGGCTTATAATAATGTTAGCCTTAATGATGACTATATGAAACCTTTACAAAAACAGTTTAAAGAAGCATTTGAAAGTGTTTCTGATTACGATAAAATGAGCGATAGTGATAAAAAATATCTTTATGACCAAATGGTAATATTAGGAATGACTTTGGCAGTAACTCAATCTCAAAATCAACAAAATCCTAATTCTAAAACTACTGCTGAATTAAGAAAGGGTGGAAAAGAGGTTCTTGAAGGAATGTTTGGAGTAGATGCAAGTCAAATAAAAATTACATCATCAGGATTATCTTTTTAA
- the truB gene encoding tRNA pseudouridine(55) synthase TruB — protein sequence MEGIIIVNKPKGITSFDVIRKLKKILKTKKIGHTGTLDPLATGVMLICIGKATKLASDLEAKDKVYIADFDIGYATDTYDIEGKKIAENIIDVSKEDLEQSIKKFIGNIKQVPPMYSAIKIDGNKLYHLARKGIEVERPERDVTIEYINLLDFKDNKAKIKTKVSKGCYIRSLIYDIGQDLGTYATMTALQRKQVGDYSLEDSYSLEQIEEMVLNNDFKFLKTIEEIFSYDKYSLQTEKELTLYKNGNTVKIKENLENKKYRIYFQDEFIGLANVENNNLLKGYKYY from the coding sequence TTGGAAGGAATAATAATTGTAAATAAACCAAAAGGAATAACTTCCTTTGATGTTATAAGAAAACTTAAAAAAATTTTAAAAACTAAAAAAATAGGACATACTGGAACTCTTGACCCACTAGCGACAGGAGTTATGCTTATCTGTATTGGAAAAGCTACTAAACTTGCATCTGACTTAGAAGCTAAAGATAAAGTTTACATTGCAGATTTTGATATAGGTTATGCAACAGATACCTATGATATTGAAGGAAAAAAAATAGCTGAAAATATTATTGATGTTTCAAAAGAAGATTTGGAACAATCTATAAAAAAATTTATAGGTAATATAAAACAAGTTCCTCCAATGTACTCTGCTATCAAAATTGATGGAAATAAACTTTATCATTTAGCAAGAAAAGGAATTGAAGTTGAGAGACCTGAAAGAGATGTTACTATTGAATATATTAATCTTTTAGATTTTAAAGATAATAAAGCTAAAATAAAAACAAAGGTTTCAAAAGGTTGTTATATAAGAAGTTTAATTTATGATATTGGTCAAGATTTAGGAACTTATGCAACTATGACAGCACTTCAAAGAAAACAAGTTGGAGATTATTCTTTGGAGGATTCATATAGCTTAGAACAGATTGAAGAAATGGTTTTAAACAATGATTTTAAGTTTTTGAAAACTATTGAAGAAATTTTTTCTTATGATAAGTATAGTTTACAAACCGAAAAAGAATTAACTCTATACAAAAATGGTAACACTGTAAAAATAAAAGAAAATTTAGAAAATAAGAAATATAGAATTTATTTTCAAGATGAATTTATAGGATTGGCAAATGTAGAAAATAACAATTTATTAAAGGGATATAAGTATTATTAA
- a CDS encoding tetratricopeptide repeat protein, with the protein MKKFILFILITIVVTTSYGFFNFDEKNDKKEVTSAFENYINAAQNGDVKTIHEYHIIWRNVWRTSQESYKYLTYKINDVKIINEKNENGKKLKFAYVNVSLKYPDLNYTMSKFYKDKDFNSLVKGKSTFTQMEIIEKEVSNFLKNELKKNDIKYIEKKMTVKFEYIFPIRRWRIPEEENVEFLNILSLDNYKIKGMEKTIGEIARTPVGNENKELLIKEKEAEIKNKTAKIDDYKLLLIFYSPVNNPDNYNFERIAKEFIKNFPDYPEAYFIMADFLFHTSQDYQEILNYTQKGIEAYKNVDINKYPEFTYENSRNHPMNELYVNMIEVYLKKGEKDKAIDVFNKNKKIIKYWMPPANYAQLIKKLGVEW; encoded by the coding sequence ATGAAAAAATTTATACTATTTATTTTAATAACAATTGTAGTTACAACAAGCTATGGATTTTTTAACTTTGATGAAAAAAATGATAAGAAAGAAGTAACATCAGCTTTTGAAAATTATATAAATGCAGCACAAAATGGAGATGTAAAAACAATTCATGAGTATCATATTATATGGAGAAATGTATGGCGTACTTCACAAGAAAGTTACAAATATCTCACTTACAAAATAAATGATGTAAAAATAATTAATGAAAAAAATGAAAATGGAAAAAAATTAAAATTTGCCTATGTGAATGTTTCATTAAAATATCCTGATTTAAATTACACAATGTCAAAATTTTATAAAGACAAAGATTTTAATTCATTAGTGAAAGGAAAAAGTACTTTTACACAAATGGAAATAATAGAAAAGGAAGTATCAAATTTTTTAAAAAATGAATTAAAGAAAAATGATATAAAATATATAGAAAAGAAAATGACTGTAAAATTTGAATATATTTTTCCAATTAGGAGATGGAGAATTCCAGAAGAAGAAAATGTAGAATTTTTGAATATTCTTTCACTTGATAATTATAAAATAAAGGGTATGGAAAAAACAATAGGTGAAATTGCAAGAACACCAGTGGGAAATGAGAATAAAGAACTTCTAATTAAAGAAAAGGAAGCCGAAATAAAAAATAAAACAGCAAAAATAGATGATTATAAATTACTTTTAATTTTTTATTCACCAGTAAATAATCCTGATAATTATAATTTTGAAAGAATAGCAAAAGAGTTTATAAAGAATTTTCCTGATTATCCAGAAGCTTACTTTATTATGGCTGATTTTTTATTCCATACTTCACAAGATTATCAAGAAATTTTGAATTATACACAAAAGGGTATTGAGGCATATAAAAATGTTGATATAAATAAATATCCTGAATTTACTTATGAAAATAGCAGAAATCATCCAATGAATGAATTATATGTAAATATGATAGAGGTTTACTTGAAAAAAGGTGAAAAAGATAAAGCAATAGATGTATTTAATAAAAATAAAAAGATTATAAAATATTGGATGCCTCCTGCAAATTATGCACAGCTTATAAAAAAATTAGGAGTAGAGTGGTAG
- the tnpB gene encoding IS200/IS605 family element RNA-guided endonuclease TnpB: MKTKIIKRAYKFRIYPTLEQISFFAKSFGCVRKVHNLMLDDRKKAYEEYKSIGIKTKYPTPAKYKEEYPYLKEVDSLALANTQLNLEKAYKNFLKNKDFGFPKYKCKSNPVQSYTTNNQNTIYIKDGYIKLPKLKSLVKIKLDRKIKGIIKSVTISKNSLNHYFASILCEEEIEEFAKTNKNIGIDLGIKEFATMSDCTKVENLKLSKEYEKKLKREQRKLSRRCKLAKDSDKKLSDSKNYQKQKKKVAKIHNKIKNKRKDFINKLSTKIINNHDIICIEDLNIKGMLKNHKLAKSISDVSWSEFIRQLDYKANWYGRNIIKVPTFYPSSKTCSCCGNIRETLKLSERIYHCECCGLEIDRDYNASINILRKGLEILKEEKVS, from the coding sequence ATGAAGACTAAAATAATTAAAAGAGCATATAAATTCAGAATATACCCTACCTTAGAACAAATTAGCTTTTTTGCTAAGTCTTTTGGTTGTGTTAGAAAAGTTCATAACCTTATGTTAGATGATAGAAAGAAAGCTTATGAAGAATATAAATCAATAGGAATTAAAACTAAATATCCTACTCCTGCTAAATATAAAGAAGAATATCCTTATCTAAAAGAAGTAGATAGCTTAGCTCTTGCTAATACTCAATTAAATTTAGAAAAAGCCTATAAAAATTTTCTTAAGAATAAAGATTTTGGTTTTCCAAAATATAAATGTAAATCTAATCCAGTACAAAGTTATACTACAAATAATCAAAACACAATATATATTAAAGATGGATATATAAAACTTCCTAAACTAAAATCACTAGTCAAAATCAAATTAGATAGAAAAATAAAAGGTATAATCAAATCAGTAACAATAAGTAAAAATAGTCTCAATCATTATTTTGCTTCAATATTATGTGAAGAAGAAATAGAAGAATTTGCAAAGACCAATAAAAATATTGGAATAGATTTAGGAATAAAAGAATTTGCAACAATGAGTGATTGTACAAAAGTAGAAAATTTAAAGCTATCAAAAGAATATGAGAAAAAACTGAAAAGAGAACAAAGAAAACTATCAAGAAGATGTAAACTTGCTAAAGATAGCGATAAAAAACTATCAGATAGTAAGAATTATCAAAAGCAAAAGAAAAAAGTAGCAAAAATTCATAATAAAATTAAAAATAAAAGAAAAGACTTTATAAATAAGTTGAGTACAAAAATTATCAATAACCACGATATAATCTGTATAGAAGACTTAAATATAAAGGGAATGTTAAAAAATCACAAACTAGCAAAAAGTATATCAGATGTAAGCTGGAGTGAATTTATAAGACAATTAGATTATAAAGCAAATTGGTATGGAAGAAATATTATAAAAGTACCCACATTTTATCCAAGTAGTAAAACTTGTTCTTGTTGTGGTAATATAAGAGAAACTCTAAAATTATCAGAAAGAATATATCATTGTGAATGTTGTGGACTAGAAATAGATAGAGATTATAATGCAAGTATAAATATATTAAGAAAAGGTTTAGAAATATTAAAAGAAGAAAAAGTAAGTTAG
- the hemC gene encoding hydroxymethylbilane synthase → MKKNIIIGSRGSILALAQANLVKEKLELNYPNLTFEIKEIVTSGDKDLKSNWENSDISLKSFFTKEIEQELLDGDIDIAVHSMKDMPAISPKGLICGAIPDREDPRDVLVSKNGFLVTLPQGAKVGTSSLRRAMNLKAVRPDFEIKHLRGNIHTRLKKLETEDYDAIVLAAAGLKRTGLADKITEYLNGEVFPPAPAQGVLYIQCRENDEEIKEILKSIHNEAIAKIVEIEREFSKIFDGGCHTPMGCYSQINGDKIKFTAVYSDEGKQIKAVVEDYLVKGKEIAHMAAEEIKNKIAKNTL, encoded by the coding sequence ATGAAAAAAAATATTATAATTGGAAGTAGAGGAAGTATATTGGCTCTTGCTCAAGCGAATCTTGTAAAAGAAAAATTAGAACTTAATTATCCTAATTTAACTTTTGAAATAAAAGAAATAGTTACAAGTGGAGATAAAGATTTAAAATCAAATTGGGAAAATAGTGATATTTCTTTAAAAAGTTTTTTTACTAAGGAAATTGAACAAGAATTATTAGATGGAGATATAGATATTGCAGTCCATTCTATGAAAGATATGCCTGCTATATCACCTAAGGGCTTAATTTGTGGGGCTATTCCAGATAGAGAAGATCCAAGAGATGTGTTAGTTTCAAAAAATGGTTTTTTAGTAACTTTACCACAAGGAGCCAAAGTTGGTACAAGTTCACTAAGAAGAGCAATGAATTTAAAAGCAGTAAGACCTGATTTTGAGATAAAACATTTAAGAGGAAATATTCATACAAGACTTAAAAAGCTAGAAACAGAAGATTATGATGCAATAGTTTTAGCTGCTGCTGGACTTAAAAGAACTGGTTTAGCAGATAAAATAACTGAGTATCTAAATGGAGAAGTATTTCCACCTGCACCTGCACAAGGTGTTCTATACATTCAATGTAGAGAAAATGATGAAGAAATAAAAGAAATTTTAAAATCTATTCACAATGAAGCTATTGCAAAGATTGTTGAGATAGAAAGAGAATTTTCTAAAATATTTGATGGTGGCTGTCATACTCCTATGGGGTGCTATTCTCAAATAAATGGAGATAAAATAAAATTCACAGCTGTTTATTCAGATGAAGGAAAACAAATAAAAGCTGTTGTTGAAGATTATTTAGTAAAGGGAAAAGAAATTGCTCATATGGCAGCAGAGGAAATTAAAAATAAAATAGCTAAGAATACTTTATAA
- a CDS encoding DNA-3-methyladenine glycosylase I has product MKKIIRCDWANKSELEKKYHDEEWGIPVHDDKKLFKMLILEGKQAGLSWTTILSKMNTLCEAFDDFDPNIIIKYDDKKVEELLKNEGVIRNKLKINAVITNAREYFKLCEEFGSLDKYLWAYVDNKPIKNSWTKIEEVPAKTDLSDKISKDLKKRGFKFVGSTVIYAFMQAIGMVNDYLVTCSFYNNAEEKK; this is encoded by the coding sequence ATGAAAAAAATAATAAGATGTGATTGGGCAAATAAAAGTGAATTAGAGAAAAAATATCATGATGAAGAATGGGGTATTCCTGTTCATGATGATAAAAAGCTTTTTAAAATGTTAATTTTAGAGGGAAAACAAGCTGGTTTAAGTTGGACTACTATTCTTTCTAAGATGAATACTTTATGTGAAGCATTTGATGATTTTGACCCTAATATTATTATAAAATATGATGACAAAAAAGTAGAAGAACTTTTAAAAAATGAGGGAGTAATAAGAAATAAATTAAAGATAAATGCTGTTATTACTAATGCAAGGGAATATTTTAAACTATGTGAAGAGTTTGGCTCATTAGATAAATATTTATGGGCTTATGTAGATAATAAACCTATAAAAAATTCTTGGACTAAGATTGAAGAAGTACCAGCTAAAACAGACTTATCTGATAAAATAAGTAAAGATTTAAAAAAGAGAGGTTTTAAATTTGTAGGAAGTACCGTGATCTATGCTTTTATGCAAGCAATAGGAATGGTAAATGACTATTTAGTAACTTGTTCTTTTTATAATAACGCAGAGGAGAAAAAATGA
- a CDS encoding toxin-antitoxin system YwqK family antitoxin: MRRKNFIIILLFIFINILSFSNENLPTVNTSINSMNPTYDESLKEYKIKSENTDLFYNYIKKMIDEKGVATAYTKLEKGELIASDENNNIIFIEKLPENISQKTTYFESKQIYQVKNGKMLVNTDYVLDSDGEKTRIISETLLKKSINGKNIFGIIDLMGDLSISLEKTFANVETYKSIIYDKIDKLIFSATYKNKKIEAESEVDNSFMKMTYTFEDNNFTKGTINIYIDKKLLATVKVKDSLQDGEMKIFYPNGKVMGTSTFKNGKLNGISKVFYENGKIMTKMNFKDDELEGEAILYDEDGKIITKQFYKNGEEVIKQ; this comes from the coding sequence ATGAGAAGAAAAAATTTTATTATAATATTGTTATTTATATTTATTAATATTTTAAGTTTCTCAAATGAGAATCTACCTACTGTAAATACAAGTATTAATAGTATGAATCCTACTTATGATGAGTCATTGAAAGAATATAAAATAAAGTCAGAAAATACAGATTTATTTTATAACTATATTAAAAAAATGATTGATGAAAAGGGAGTAGCTACTGCTTATACTAAATTGGAGAAAGGTGAATTAATTGCTAGTGATGAAAATAATAATATTATTTTTATAGAAAAGTTACCTGAAAATATATCTCAAAAAACAACTTATTTTGAATCAAAACAAATATATCAAGTAAAGAATGGAAAAATGTTAGTAAATACTGATTATGTTCTTGACTCTGATGGAGAAAAAACAAGAATTATATCTGAAACTTTATTAAAAAAATCTATAAATGGGAAAAATATATTTGGAATTATAGATTTAATGGGAGATTTAAGTATTTCATTAGAAAAAACTTTCGCCAATGTAGAAACTTATAAGTCAATTATCTATGATAAAATTGATAAATTAATTTTTTCTGCAACCTATAAAAATAAGAAGATAGAGGCTGAAAGTGAAGTAGACAATAGTTTTATGAAAATGACTTATACTTTTGAAGATAATAATTTTACCAAAGGAACTATAAATATATATATTGATAAGAAGCTATTAGCTACTGTAAAAGTTAAAGATTCTCTTCAAGATGGTGAAATGAAAATATTTTATCCAAATGGGAAAGTTATGGGAACTTCTACTTTTAAAAATGGAAAATTAAATGGAATCTCTAAAGTATTTTATGAAAATGGAAAAATTATGACAAAAATGAATTTTAAAGATGATGAACTTGAAGGTGAAGCAATTCTGTATGATGAAGATGGAAAAATTATAACCAAACAATTTTATAAAAATGGAGAAGAAGTGATTAAGCAATGA
- the cobA gene encoding uroporphyrinogen-III C-methyltransferase — protein MKKGKAYIIGAGPGDFELLTLKAKRIIENADCIVYDRLISEDILKLAKKDAELIYLGKGNTEGGLIQDEINQTLVNKCLEGKNVARVKGGDPFVFGRGGEEIEALFKNEIEFEVVPGITSSISVPAYAGIPVTHRGLARSFHIFTGHTMENGKWHNFENIAKLEGTLIFLMGVKNLDLIVNDLIKYGKDNKTPVAIIEKGATKNQRVTVGNLENILELIKKNKITPPAITIIGEVVNLRETFKWFETEKLAKKILVTRDKKQAVEMSENISKRGGIPVELPFIEIENLKIDLKDLEKYKAILFNSPNGVKAFFENIKDIRCLANIKIGAVGVKTKEILEKYKIVPDFVPDEYLVDRLAEDVVKYTNENDNILIVTSDISPCDTDKYISLYKRNYEKVVAYNTKKLKVDREKVLETLKDLDIITFLSSSTVEAFYESLDGNFFILGDKKIASIGPMTSETIRRLGMKVDYEAEKYTANGVLDVIFK, from the coding sequence ATGAAAAAAGGAAAAGCATATATAATTGGGGCAGGACCAGGAGATTTTGAGCTATTAACATTGAAAGCTAAAAGAATTATTGAGAATGCAGATTGTATTGTATATGATAGACTAATTAGTGAAGATATATTAAAACTTGCAAAAAAAGATGCAGAACTTATATATCTTGGAAAAGGAAATACTGAAGGTGGTTTAATTCAAGATGAAATAAATCAAACTCTTGTAAATAAATGTCTTGAAGGAAAAAATGTTGCTAGAGTAAAAGGTGGAGATCCTTTTGTTTTTGGTAGAGGTGGAGAAGAAATTGAAGCCTTATTTAAGAATGAAATAGAATTTGAAGTTGTACCTGGTATAACTTCTTCTATATCTGTACCAGCTTATGCAGGAATACCTGTAACACATAGAGGACTTGCAAGGTCTTTTCATATTTTTACAGGGCATACTATGGAAAATGGAAAGTGGCATAATTTTGAAAATATTGCAAAATTAGAAGGAACTTTAATTTTTTTAATGGGAGTTAAAAATTTAGATTTAATAGTAAATGATTTAATTAAATATGGTAAAGACAATAAAACTCCTGTTGCCATTATAGAAAAGGGTGCAACTAAAAATCAAAGAGTAACAGTTGGAAACTTAGAAAATATTTTAGAGCTTATTAAAAAAAATAAAATAACTCCTCCTGCTATAACTATAATTGGAGAAGTAGTTAATTTAAGAGAAACTTTTAAATGGTTTGAAACTGAAAAACTTGCTAAAAAAATCTTGGTAACAAGAGATAAAAAACAAGCAGTTGAAATGTCTGAAAATATTTCTAAAAGAGGAGGAATTCCTGTTGAGTTACCTTTTATAGAAATAGAAAATTTAAAGATTGATTTAAAAGATTTAGAAAAGTATAAGGCTATTTTATTCAACTCACCTAATGGAGTAAAAGCCTTTTTTGAAAATATAAAGGATATAAGATGTTTAGCAAATATAAAAATTGGAGCTGTTGGAGTTAAAACTAAGGAAATTTTAGAAAAATATAAAATAGTTCCAGATTTTGTCCCTGATGAATATTTAGTGGATAGATTGGCAGAAGATGTAGTTAAATATACAAATGAAAATGATAATATTTTAATAGTTACTTCTGATATTTCTCCTTGTGATACTGATAAATATATTTCTTTATATAAAAGAAATTATGAAAAAGTTGTAGCTTATAATACAAAAAAATTAAAAGTTGATAGAGAGAAAGTTCTTGAAACTTTAAAAGATTTAGATATTATAACTTTTTTAAGTTCATCAACAGTAGAAGCTTTTTATGAAAGTTTAGATGGAAATTTCTTTATTTTAGGAGATAAAAAAATTGCTTCTATTGGACCTATGACAAGTGAAACTATAAGAAGATTAGGAATGAAAGTTGATTATGAAGCTGAAAAATATACAGCTAATGGTGTACTTGATGTAATTTTTAAATAA
- a CDS encoding TraX family protein has product MNKRINSFTLHILAMIFMVSDHLWNIFFPNQVWLYVIGRLAFPIFAFMIVEGFFRTKNRKKYLIRIFIFAIISEIPFNLFSGLAIRAVIMLFYPYNNVLWTFLIALCGLNLLEKIENSKNLNKIIKFVGKTIINFISIMIAYLIKSDYLGYGVITVLIFYFFREKNYRNIVLQAVSIAILNIFIMPEYEFPFNFFGKEIFIKVQIFAIFSLPIIWLYNGKQGIHNNFIKYMFYLFYPLHLLLIVAIYLYYEKSSSFSPF; this is encoded by the coding sequence ATGAATAAAAGAATAAATTCATTTACTTTACATATTTTGGCTATGATATTTATGGTATCTGATCATTTATGGAATATATTTTTTCCCAATCAAGTATGGTTATATGTAATTGGAAGACTAGCTTTTCCTATTTTTGCTTTTATGATAGTAGAAGGTTTTTTTAGAACAAAGAATAGAAAAAAATATTTAATTCGTATTTTTATCTTTGCAATTATTTCAGAAATTCCATTTAATCTTTTTTCAGGTCTTGCAATAAGAGCAGTTATAATGTTATTCTATCCTTATAATAATGTACTCTGGACTTTTCTAATTGCTTTATGTGGATTGAATTTACTTGAAAAAATAGAAAATTCTAAGAATTTAAATAAAATAATAAAGTTTGTTGGAAAAACTATTATAAATTTTATCTCTATTATGATAGCATATCTTATAAAAAGTGATTATCTTGGATATGGAGTTATAACTGTTTTAATATTCTATTTTTTTAGAGAAAAAAATTATAGAAATATAGTTCTTCAAGCTGTATCCATTGCTATTTTAAATATATTTATTATGCCTGAATATGAGTTTCCATTTAATTTTTTTGGAAAAGAGATATTTATAAAAGTTCAAATATTTGCTATATTCTCATTACCTATAATATGGCTTTACAATGGTAAACAAGGTATTCATAATAATTTTATAAAATATATGTTTTATTTATTTTATCCTTTACATCTATTATTGATAGTAGCAATCTATCTTTATTATGAAAAAAGTTCTAGTTTTTCACCATTTTAG